Genomic segment of Parabacteroides pacaensis:
GCGGAAGTACTGCCTGTGCCTATATCCCGTTTGTCGAATACGACTACATCATGTCCGGTTTTTACTAAATGCCATGCAATTAATGCCCCTGTTATTCCTCCTCCTATAATAGCAATTTCTGCTTTTATATTTTCATTGAGGGATGGATATGTATGGAGTATACCGTTCTTTAAAGCCCAGTATGGATGTTGACTTGTTAAATTCATAAGATTCTAATTATATGATATATAGAATTAGAACAAATGGAAAGAGGGATTGGTTGAGGGAGAAAGGTAAGCTTAGTTTTTCATCCGGGCATCAGCTCCCCACATTAATTTTTCCCGTAAAGTCTGGTAAAAGGTATGTTTATACCGCTTGATTACTTTGGTGGTAAAATCGGCTTTGCGGATAGTAAGTTGGGTACCCGTTACGAAAACATCCGATCGTCCGTCTAAAGAAATTAAAAAGTTTTTACTCCGGCTTTCTACGGTTAAGGAAATCACGTAATTGTCTGGGATTACTAATGGACGCACGTTTAAACTATGTGGAGCTACCGGACTAAGTACCACGCTGTTACACTGGGGTAGCATAATGGGGCCGTTTACGCTCATAGAATAAGCCGTAGAGCCGGTAGGGGTAGCAATAACTAATCCGTCGGCCTGGTAAGAAGTCAGATAGTCATCATTTAGAGAGGTATGGATGGTAATCATAGAAGAGGTATCTCTTTTGAGTACTGCTATTTCATTTAAGGCATAGTTATATCCGTGGAAAGCATGATGCTCCGTATAAAGACGCAGTAGTGTCCGTTCTTCTACCCGGTAATAATTCTTAAAGATTTCTTGTAATGTGTCTTCTATATCCGTGCCGTTTACATCGGCAAGGAATCCCAGCCGTCCCGTATTAATCCCCAGGATAGGGATGTCTTTTTTCCCTATCCGGGCCGCTGTACGTAAAAATGTACCGTCTCCTCCTACGCTTAATGCGATTTCTACCATGAAATCGTCGTCTTCTATTATTCCGGCGATGGGCGGTTCATAGTCTAATGCATCACGTAAAAAGAAATAAAAGTGACTATCTACATATATTTCGGCCTCAAAGGATTGTAATGTTTCGAATAACCGTTTGATCTGGCTTTGTTTCTCTATCTGATGAGCACTTCCGAATACACCTACTTTCATGCGTTTTTATTTTTACATGTTCATATAAAACAACAATTCATCCATGCGTTTTTGTAGTAAATCGTCTACCATTCCTTTCTTCATGAAGTAATACAACACAGTATAATTGAATCGTTCAAAACTACGAATGACCGGAGAAATATCTTCCAAATCGATTTTTATAGTAACGATTAATTTGCCAGTTATCTTGTCGATACGGGAAAATAAACTCATTACATGCGCATTATTACTTTCAATAATACGGGCAATTTCTGCCAGTTCGTAGTCTTGGGGAGCCATTTCAAGAACCAACACGCTTCCTTCTGTTTCTACGCAACATACTTCTGCAAGTACATCGATTAGACGTTCCCGGGTAACGCCTCCTATCAATTCTTTTTCTTCATTGAGTACAGGGATCATGGTTAAATTGAAATGGGAAACTAATCGTAATACTTCATATAGATGTTGATTAGGGGTAACGGAAGGTGCAAAGTTTACCAATGAGCCGACTGGTTCATCTAACCGGCGCATCGAGAAAATATCTCTTTCCGATACCAAGCATTGGTATGTATTATTTTCTAACACCGGTAGATGTTTCAGTTTGAAATCATCCATCAGAGCAAGTGCATATTCCCCTGTCTCAAAACTTTTTAACACAGGGATTTCTTTCGTTATGAAATCTTTTACTAACATTTCTCCTTTAATTCCCTAAATCCTGCTAAATTTGCCGATACTTTTATACAAAGGTGAAGAATTATTTCTTTATTTGCATTATAATCTGGCATTTTTTGTCACATTTTATCAATGGTAAAAGTTTAACAACATACAATGACAAATTTAAGCGTTAACATTAACAAAGTGGCGACCATAAGAAACGCACGCGGCGGAAATAATCCGGATGTGGTAAAAGTGGCGCAAGACTGTGAAAGTTTCGGAGCACAAGGTATAACTGTCCATCCCCGCCCGGATGAAAGACATATTCGTTATAGCGATGTATATGCTTTGAAACCGCTTATTAAGACGGAGTTTAACATTGAAGGTTATCCGGCAGAGAAATTTGTTGATCTTGTTTTGAAAGTAAAACCGACACAGGTTACCTTAGTGCCGGATGCGCCGGACGCAATTACTTCTAATACCGGATGGAATGTGAAAGATCATTTCGAACAACTAACCGAGTTGGTAGATACCTTCACTTCTCATGGAATCCGTACTTCTATTTTTGTAGGTACTGATCTCGAAAATATTGAATTGGCTGCTAAAACAGGAACAGACCGGATAGAGCTCTATACGGAACCTTATGCTTCTCTTTACCTAAAAGATCGGGAAGCTGCTATTGCTCCTTTTCTTACGGCAGCTCAATTGGCTAAAAATTTAGGTCTTGGTATCAATGCCGGGCACGACCTAAGCTTGGAGAATTTAGCTTTCTTCTATCAGACAATTCCTTGGATAGAGGAAGTTTCTATCGGGCACGCTTTAATTTGTGATGCTCTTTATTATGGCTTGGAAAAAACAATTACTCTTTATAAAGAATGTTTACAGAATAAATAATCTCAACTACTAAAAGAATAAAATGATGAGTATCGTGCTTTTACTTCAAGCTGCTGCACAAGCGGCAGATCAGTTACCGGAATTTACTGCTGTGACTCCCCCGGTTGAAGCTCAATTAAATGTTATTGATTTGGCTGTTAAGGGAGGCTGGATTATGATTGTATTGTTAATTCTTTCTTTGCTGGCTGCTTATATTTTTATCCAGCGTTTGCTGGTAATCCGTCGTGCTGGTAAAGAAGATCAATCGTTTATGAATCGTATCAAGGATTATATACATGATGGTAAAATTGAGTCTGCACTTACTCTTTGCCGCAACACGAATACGCCTGCCGCACGTATGATTGAAAAAGGGATTACCCGGTTGGGACGTCCTATGAATGATGTTTTGGTAGCTATCGAAAATGTGGGAAATCTGGAGATTGCGAAGCTGGAAAAAGGTTTTCCGT
This window contains:
- a CDS encoding NAD kinase, with translation MKVGVFGSAHQIEKQSQIKRLFETLQSFEAEIYVDSHFYFFLRDALDYEPPIAGIIEDDDFMVEIALSVGGDGTFLRTAARIGKKDIPILGINTGRLGFLADVNGTDIEDTLQEIFKNYYRVEERTLLRLYTEHHAFHGYNYALNEIAVLKRDTSSMITIHTSLNDDYLTSYQADGLVIATPTGSTAYSMSVNGPIMLPQCNSVVLSPVAPHSLNVRPLVIPDNYVISLTVESRSKNFLISLDGRSDVFVTGTQLTIRKADFTTKVIKRYKHTFYQTLREKLMWGADARMKN
- a CDS encoding CBS domain-containing protein — translated: MLVKDFITKEIPVLKSFETGEYALALMDDFKLKHLPVLENNTYQCLVSERDIFSMRRLDEPVGSLVNFAPSVTPNQHLYEVLRLVSHFNLTMIPVLNEEKELIGGVTRERLIDVLAEVCCVETEGSVLVLEMAPQDYELAEIARIIESNNAHVMSLFSRIDKITGKLIVTIKIDLEDISPVIRSFERFNYTVLYYFMKKGMVDDLLQKRMDELLFYMNM
- a CDS encoding pyridoxine 5'-phosphate synthase; this translates as MTNLSVNINKVATIRNARGGNNPDVVKVAQDCESFGAQGITVHPRPDERHIRYSDVYALKPLIKTEFNIEGYPAEKFVDLVLKVKPTQVTLVPDAPDAITSNTGWNVKDHFEQLTELVDTFTSHGIRTSIFVGTDLENIELAAKTGTDRIELYTEPYASLYLKDREAAIAPFLTAAQLAKNLGLGINAGHDLSLENLAFFYQTIPWIEEVSIGHALICDALYYGLEKTITLYKECLQNK
- a CDS encoding MotA/TolQ/ExbB proton channel family protein → MMSIVLLLQAAAQAADQLPEFTAVTPPVEAQLNVIDLAVKGGWIMIVLLILSLLAAYIFIQRLLVIRRAGKEDQSFMNRIKDYIHDGKIESALTLCRNTNTPAARMIEKGITRLGRPMNDVLVAIENVGNLEIAKLEKGFPLIATTAAGAPMLGFLGTVTGMVRAFFDMANAGSNVDVTLLSSGIYEALVTTVGGLVVGIITLFAYNYLVSQVDNVVNKMEARTMEFMDLLNEPAN